The Candidatus Methylomirabilis limnetica genome window below encodes:
- a CDS encoding type II toxin-antitoxin system VapC family toxin: protein MVSAQRLEGFLRRHPRVGLDSNLLIYLIEEHPEYHRLAEKILRSIEAGRNTGICSTLSLLEVLVQPYRENNDELVNQFYVLLTTYPHLQWIELSIGIADLGAQLRAKYQLKTPDAILVATSIEAGATGFIGNDSQLKRISELDILVLSDD from the coding sequence GTGGTAAGCGCCCAGCGTCTCGAGGGCTTCCTGCGAAGGCACCCCAGGGTCGGGCTGGACTCAAATCTCCTGATCTACCTCATCGAGGAACACCCGGAGTATCATCGATTAGCGGAGAAGATACTCAGATCGATTGAAGCGGGACGCAATACCGGGATTTGTTCCACGCTCTCTCTTCTTGAGGTCCTGGTACAACCCTACCGAGAGAACAATGACGAGCTTGTCAATCAGTTCTATGTCCTCCTCACAACGTACCCTCACCTCCAATGGATCGAATTATCGATCGGGATCGCTGACCTGGGTGCCCAGCTTCGCGCCAAATACCAACTGAAAACACCTGATGCCATCCTGGTGGCAACCTCCATCGAAGCGGGCGCTACCGGTTTTATAGGGAACGATAGTCAGCTCAAACGGATCTCTGAGCTGGATATTCTGGTGTTAAGTGATGATTAG
- a CDS encoding AbrB/MazE/SpoVT family DNA-binding domain-containing protein encodes MPFIKLSTKNQIVLPKEAREAMGVKGGDELVVVVKGGITILLPTPKSYTKALAGKGRGLYSSDYLSKERRAW; translated from the coding sequence ATGCCTTTTATCAAACTCTCGACAAAAAACCAGATTGTCCTTCCCAAAGAAGCGCGCGAGGCCATGGGGGTCAAGGGGGGCGATGAACTCGTGGTTGTCGTCAAAGGAGGGATTACCATCCTGTTGCCCACACCCAAAAGTTACACAAAGGCTCTTGCGGGAAAGGGCCGCGGACTCTACTCTTCCGATTACCTGTCAAAGGAACGCCGTGCGTGGTAA
- a CDS encoding sensor histidine kinase → MGLDGAASLKLPREEGVVTAALEQFRVQADAKGVALALRLEQAPDSLVADPLRFKQILHNLLGNAVKFTPAGGSITVTAKIVSRSQPETLDPQPYTLDPGDFVEITVSDTGIGIKAEDLGRLFQEFTRLDSSFAKPQQGTGLGLAMAKRLVDLHGGSVTATSPGEGQGSTFTVTLPLRPS, encoded by the coding sequence ATGGGGCTGGACGGTGCGGCGAGTCTCAAGCTGCCTCGGGAGGAGGGCGTGGTGACGGCCGCCCTCGAACAGTTTCGGGTTCAGGCGGACGCGAAGGGTGTGGCGCTTGCGCTGCGGCTGGAACAGGCGCCGGACAGCCTGGTGGCTGACCCGCTCCGCTTTAAGCAGATTCTGCACAACCTCTTAGGCAACGCCGTGAAATTCACCCCAGCGGGCGGTTCCATTACTGTCACTGCGAAGATAGTTTCGCGTTCACAACCCGAAACCCTAGACCCTCAACCCTATACCCTCGACCCCGGTGATTTCGTAGAAATTACCGTCTCGGATACCGGCATCGGGATTAAGGCTGAGGATCTGGGTCGGCTCTTCCAAGAGTTTACACGGTTAGACAGTTCCTTCGCAAAGCCGCAGCAGGGGACTGGCCTGGGTCTTGCCATGGCCAAACGCCTGGTCGATCTCCACGGAGGGTCCGTGACCGCCACCTCTCCCGGAGAAGGTCAGGGAAGCACCTTCACTGTCACCTTGCCGCTGCGGCCGTCGTGA